The region CGATTCGGGGGCAAGGCGATGGGCCATGACCGCACGCATCTATCAGCGCCCGAAGAATGCCATGCAATCGGGCAAGGCCCTCATGGATCAGTGGATCCTCGAATTCGCTCCGGCAGAAGCCAAGCAGCCCGACCCACTGATGGGCTGGGCCGGTTCGGGTGACATGCAGCAGCAGGTCCAGCTGCACTTCGCCTCGCAGGACGAGGCGCAGGCCTATGCCGCGCGCTACGGCATCCCTGCCGTGGTTCACGCGACCCCGCCGCGCCGCCTCAAGATCCAGGCCTACGCCGACAACTTCCGCTGATCGGGGGCATCTCCGCCGCAAGGTGACGAGCGGGGTTGCATTCCAGTCAAAGCGCCGCCATATGGCGCGCCGGGAGTCGGATGGACGTTTGCGTTCGCCAATCTGGTCAGGTCCGGAAGGAAGCAGCCACAACGGATTGCGGCGGGTCATTCGGCTCCTTCATCGCGCCAAAGAGCAGCGATGAAGGGACGACAAGTTGTCGTCCGGCTAGGGCGCTCTCGCAAGCGCCCTCACGATCCATTCCGAAATCCTGTTTTCCTCGCCTGGCGGTCCGGCTCTTGTGCCCGAGCTACGAGAACGACTGTGGAGCAACGCGCTTCGCACCTGACATTCGCGCGCAGTGCGCCTAATCTCGGCGACGATGCACGATTCATCTGACA is a window of Novosphingobium aureum DNA encoding:
- a CDS encoding ETC complex I subunit; the encoded protein is MTARIYQRPKNAMQSGKALMDQWILEFAPAEAKQPDPLMGWAGSGDMQQQVQLHFASQDEAQAYAARYGIPAVVHATPPRRLKIQAYADNFR